The Medicago truncatula cultivar Jemalong A17 chromosome 7, MtrunA17r5.0-ANR, whole genome shotgun sequence genome includes the window TTCTCTATTTCCTTTCGTTCGCATATAAACGTGTATAGAGTTACTTCCAAAATACAGTTCACTACTTTGCACTGTAAAGCACGAGATAGATCGAACAAAATGACTTACTTATCGGCTGAGTAAGTATCACAAAAACTTCGTAATGGGACTGGTACTCGATAATCAATTCTTTGATAACTGCAAAACCAAAAATTGAAACAAGTCTGATAGATTAAAGACAATATGATGAGAGATATCTGGGTCGTGGCCAAGTAGGATTAGTATTCGATGGTACATGAGTATAGAAATAACTCCCTCCGCTCACAATattagtcgtttaaggtttgtgcacgattattaaggaaattaattgtgttgatttcaatggtaaaaatagttgtatttactaaaacacccttattaattgtagttagtggagtagttaagttggatgaaattcaataaataagggtataatagtggaaaaaaaataataaatgctgcattggtattgtaaagtgacaattattttgagaaaaagaaaaaatgttaaaaagacaataattgtgagacagagggagtataaCACTAATTACAGACACAACTTCCTAATACTACACACAATACCTATCAACTACGAGAAGATATACCATGTTAACAATAAGCATGAGAAGCATGTGTGTGATTCTAATATCATTTGAGAACCCATCAATGATCTAgctctattatttttattttgttacctATGTATTGAAAGGTGCACAGGAATAACATTTTAACTCAGAACACCAGTGATCTCAtacaaatcaaaacataatagcaacacaaaaatacaaaacactGATACTACGCATATAATGTATAGAAGAAGACTCCTAGTACTGGATTATAGAATGGAAAATAGGAAATCACACAGCAACAGCTTCCTCACCAAGGGAACGGTCCCAATCCTACTAATAGAAAATATTCCTGATAAATCTCCTTccagaataaaaaaatatccaacCTAGTAACTAACTTGCTGATGTGGCACTTTTTTTGGGTTTTGCTAACGAGTGCCCTAAGGGTATTTATAAGGAATCCAAATGacgaaaatattttttgaaaaaagtttagtATTTTGATTTCCAATGCATCGAATACAcacaatttcataaaaacttaataTGTCCTTACGGAAATCCGCTcattagcatttccctttttatATTGAGTGATGTGGCACTCTCTggaatatcatttttctttctccttaGATAAAACCTCAACTCCTTTGGCCTACTGTCATAGGCTCATAGCCCAGCCCAAATCCATGGGCTGGTCATGCATATCATCATCtaattaaaaatgtaatttgtttattatctGACCTGAACACTTTGAATGCAAATGTATGATTGAGTTGAAATCCAAGAGTTGTTTAGAAATAAGGAATAAGTCTTACATGCGAGAACCAGGATCTTTGCGTGGATCGTATCCTTTCTTTATCCAGAACCTTTGAAATGGTCCACTTGAAAAGTAGTAAGCAATTCTAGATAGAAGCCTGCAAGAGGGATTGAAAAGTCACCTTATTATCAAGGCTAGGcaattaaattattgaaaatttgaaagctAATCAGCAGAATTTGCATAAATCACCTTCTGAACATGCCATGTGAAAAGCTTAAGCCCTTATCGAGCAGGCGTTCAGTAAGTGAGTTTTTAGACCATATAGGCTTCTCATCAAACATTCTAGATACGGCCATTTGTGATTCCCACTGCTCTGAGCCTTGTGGTATGTATTCCTCCCAATTCACTTTTTTAGGAATTTGTAAGACAGCTAAGTCAAACGAAAACCACAAAAGTGCGATATGTTTCGAGATATTTTCCTTTCTAAAGTGAAATACACCAACACATAAAACTTATGACAGTTTatagaaatgaaaatgaaaaaaaagattagCAATGTAGCACTCCAacatcttttgtcaaaaaatcagCTGAACATGACAAGTAATGATTTTAATGTATCAATGAACCATTGTTTCACAATGAATTACAAAGATTTCAAGTGAACTTTATGCTTATTTCCATATCTTTCCCGTTCAGAAAATAGTAAATAGAACATTTCACAACAGGACACCTTGTGATGAGAAAAATAGATCTCTTCTTTATTAGCGTTCAAACTAAAGCAGCCATGGAACTCATTtgctatattatattaatttacaGGTTACTACATTTATATACTAATCTATCACAAGAAgccatggtttttttttttctagaaggCTAAAGTAAAATTGTCATGTACTCAAGCGTAATTTATATCTTGAGAATTAACAACTTTTGTTGCATTTCATAGGATTATTCTACTAATTGAGTGCAGGATatctttaatttgaaaaaaatcaagGGCAAGAACTGGCTCCATGTCGATCTGCAAAAAATATTGCAACATGTAAGTTTTCTTGCTATGAATATCGCATGACCAATGCCACAACAACAGCCACACCTTATCCCACTAGTATATTTGACGAATACTACCCAAAGGATTGAATATTTTGCCTACAATACACcctattaaaatattaatttgaacTAAATTTACCTCAAAATGGGGATGTACAATttcctcttctttcttttttgaacttGATACGGTAGGTGGTCGTAAGctgaaataagaaaaagaataaatcgctgaaaaatgaagttaaagcaAGATGAAATGATAGCTAAGTAAAATAATACAACATAACTTTACATGGTATAGTACGACTAAGAACATCATCGCCACCAAATACCCATCAGTAGAGAGACAGGGAATGAAGATCACAATACGCTAATTATGAATCTAGCATAACCATCTAAATTCCTCAAGCCTCTCTAACGGGTAGCATAAAGTTTTGGTAGATGGCACGATAATTGTATACAAGACGACCCTTCCatcatttaaatatttgaatggGTCCTATACAATTGTGTACTGTATAGGATAATCCATGTTTTTTCATAATAAGTGAGTTAACGCTATTAAAAGTACAGTAAGACTTTACTTTACTTTTTAGGGCAAAACGACAGTTAGATAAACGTACAGTAAATCTTCTGGCATATCTTTTGGAGCAAAAATTGGAGGCACTATGATCATAATATCTTCATGATCCACATCAATGCGACCGCCCTTAGCTACAAGAGAATACAGACACAAATCACTAACTTATTAACATTTCCATTAAACACACTTCAAacgttgaaaaaaaataatcacctAAATGTGTTTCTTCTGGTTCTGACCAATTTCTCTTCTTCCTTTTGGCAACATCCGCATGGACAGGAACAACATATTGGTAGTCTGCCATTCCTTCATGATTTGCAGAAAAGAAAACATACAATTCAGTCCAGACGTTGGACAAAGATTATCGATCTACATCAAATCACAAAAATCAATTCCATTTCAAGTTTCTAAATTCtaaccttcaaaaaaataagccTCGGGAACACGACCAACAATATCAGCACAAAGATTTGCCTCTTCATCTACTTTATCAGCAGCTCCATGCTCACTTTCAACATTATCTGCTTGCATCCCATGCTCCATTCCACACATGCTGTTAGAAGTTGTGGCACCATCATCATCAGGCAGTTTTCTCTTGGATATTTTCAGAAGCAAAGCATTGGTGGGACGACGCTCCCCAAATGCAGGATGACAGTAAGGGTCTTCCGGGCGGAATCGAAGCTCTAATTTGTTTGCTTGTGAACTGCGAGCCTACGGATTATGAGCAAGGCCATAATTGTAAATGTAATTAGcatggagaaaaaaaattgaatcaaaataatttttaacaaaacttgCAAAGTACCTTAAGGATGCCTTGACTTCCACCTAGCGTGTCAACGGCACGAGAGGTTGTAGATGGATAACCAGGATAGTGCACCAGAAATCCCTGAGGCTCCGGTAGAACCCCAGAGATTGTGCCATCTTTGATCACTCCCATTAACTTCTAGCCCTGCCATATATTTAAGAATCATATAATTGTCAAGTAATATCATAAAAGGGAGACAAGAGTAATGATGTAAATCTCAAAATACTACTGGTCCGTTCTACTTCCGACCAATGTCAGTGTAGGCATGTGTGATTGTGGGAAATGGATTGTAACAACCAAGGATTTAAAACtggaaattttaaataaaagtctTTCGTGGAAGAAAATAATT containing:
- the LOC11409861 gene encoding general transcription factor 3C polypeptide 5, which encodes MGVIKDGTISGVLPEPQGFLVHYPGYPSTTSRAVDTLGGSQGILKARSSQANKLELRFRPEDPYCHPAFGERRPTNALLLKISKRKLPDDDGATTSNSMCGMEHGMQADNVESEHGAADKVDEEANLCADIVGRVPEAYFFEGMADYQYVVPVHADVAKRKKRNWSEPEETHLAKGGRIDVDHEDIMIIVPPIFAPKDMPEDLLLRPPTVSSSKKKEEEIVHPHFEIDMEPVLALDFFQIKEIPKKVNWEEYIPQGSEQWESQMAVSRMFDEKPIWSKNSLTERLLDKGLSFSHGMFRRLLSRIAYYFSSGPFQRFWIKKGYDPRKDPGSRIYQRIDYRVPVPLRSFCDTYSADKLKHKWGDICAFRAFPYKFQTSLQFVELIDDYIQSEINKPPMQDTCTFESGWFSLNKINCLRQRLMVRYLSIFPKPGAESLLRVAASKFEKLKRECNREAVKLCVEERQQANTGLEESEEPENVEDDDGEAAEANNSDEESEEELDLTGDTEMPLPSPSHPNISMTHLQELFGSFPSDEIDGDKAQENGSEEEYHIYEEDSDNYSEE